The genomic region TTCCGACAATCCGGAGACGGCGGAGCGTTCGGGGAATGTAGTGATTACGCCGAGTGCTGAGTCCGTAGGTGCGAAGGCCATCCGCGTGACGCAGGCCGGCAAGGTGCTTCCTCCGTCGCTGAGCATCAACGTGGAGGACCCGGAGACGGGCTTTAAGTTCCAGGCCAGCGGCGTACAGTACGAAGGGGCGTCGAACATTCAGGTGACGGCGGTGAATACGGACTGGAATGCCCGTGCGGTAGATGCGGACGGGAATGCGATTACCTGGCTGAAAATCACAGTGAACAAGAACGACGGTTTGTCAAGCATTAACGTGGATGTCACGAAGAACGAAACCTACGAGGAGCGTGTGGGTTACGTACTGATTACGGCTACCGTGGAAGGGGTGCCGGAGATTCGGGTGACCGTTACGCAGGATGCTGCCCGCGAACATTTCAGTACACTGTCGGGCAACGTGGATGTCAGCAAGTTGGTTTATGCCTATGCCGAGGTCAATCCCAATCAGGATTGGGAAGAGGCCGATATGGGAGCCGGATGGTATGTTTACCTCTATTCCGAAGGATTGACGGAAGATAATGGAGTCTTTACGGGGACGGGAACGTATATTATGCTGGAGATGTCTGCCGAACACATGGGGTTCAATGACGATAAGGAGTATTATCTGTCGGAAGGCACATACGAAATCTATACGGACGAGAGCGGCCAGCGCGGACCGCAGATGACCTATACGAAAGGGTATCCCGGTTACTTCGATTACCAGAATTTCGGCAGTTGGGCGCTTGTCGTGGAGAACGGCGAAATTGTCGAGAAAGGACCGTGCGCAGCGGGAACGGTCACTGTCAGCCGGAGCGGTGACTCTTATACCTTTACGCTCGATATTGAGGACGATATGCAGTATGCCGTTTCCGGTACCACGACCGTGGAGTTTTCCCGCGTCAAGGTACTCAGCGACCCGGTTCCTCAGCCTCCCACGGGATTTCAGTAGCAGATGGAGACTGCAATCTGTCGGGGCCCGGTCAAGACCGGGCCTCTTGTTTATAAATTAAGATATAGCCTAAGGGAGTGTGTGTAGAATAG from Tidjanibacter massiliensis harbors:
- a CDS encoding BACON domain-containing protein; amino-acid sequence: SDNPETAERSGNVVITPSAESVGAKAIRVTQAGKVLPPSLSINVEDPETGFKFQASGVQYEGASNIQVTAVNTDWNARAVDADGNAITWLKITVNKNDGLSSINVDVTKNETYEERVGYVLITATVEGVPEIRVTVTQDAAREHFSTLSGNVDVSKLVYAYAEVNPNQDWEEADMGAGWYVYLYSEGLTEDNGVFTGTGTYIMLEMSAEHMGFNDDKEYYLSEGTYEIYTDESGQRGPQMTYTKGYPGYFDYQNFGSWALVVENGEIVEKGPCAAGTVTVSRSGDSYTFTLDIEDDMQYAVSGTTTVEFSRVKVLSDPVPQPPTGFQ